Below is a genomic region from Pleuronectes platessa chromosome 2, fPlePla1.1, whole genome shotgun sequence.
CAAAAGTTCCTGAGATTGTAAACTACACAAAATAGAGTAATGTAGGTAGTGTGACCTCTGCGATGTGTCTCTTGTGTTCCTATTGTTACCTCCAGTTCCTAATGGTTATTTTATAAGCTAAGCTATTATTTTCTCCACATGACTAGATAAGTGACACCCTGTCTATGTGCTGTTCCCTTTGCAGCAGTGGGCCTCACTGTACCAGCCGCTGACCTTCAGCAGTGAGCACAGCATGGCTGATGCTGCGGGAGATTCTTATCTCAACAAACTGGATCCGACCAAGGCCTTCAAAGGCAAAGCCAAGGCGCCGGCACCCAAGAAGAAACCACCATCACAGTGCAGCTCAGGCAATGCTGCCAAGAGCCAAGGGAGCACAGGGAGGCCGATTGGGACAAAGCGGTGAGAATGTTCCCAATCGAGGAAAACATTGTAATCCTGTGTGTACAGTCAACATGGCTTAAAAAATCTGTCAGTGATTCCTTCGTGTTGGACTGCTGAACGTCTGGACAGACGAACCACGGTTCTCCTGCCTCTACACATAGCTGAATGGGTACCAGCTGTTGGAGGCAGTGCGGCATGTAAACAGTTATTCTAACCTTATTTATGTGTAGGTGATTAAAAAATACCTGTCTTACGTCTAAATAGACTTGAAAGATCCCAAGAATTCAAGTGTAGTTGTTTTTGAACTTTCATTGCTCTATGATAGTGAAGAAATGAGGCTTGTCTCCAATGAGACAACCAAAGCAACAGATATATTATCTGCACACTCATTTAACTCAGAGCTCACTGGTTACACCTGCTGGCCAAAACAACTCATCAGCCAAGTCAAGTTTGATCATGTGCTGCTGGCATAGTAATACTGACAGGTAGCATCAAATTGTACCACTGCTATAACTACTATAGGGCAAATAATACTCAATAAGGGCATTATCTTACTTTATAACTATGTATTTATCCCTTAGATTTGGTTggatgttgtaaatattttaatttgaatgtcaTATACAGcaataacatatatataatatatatacatttacgATAGAAGTTTGAAAAGAAATGCTCAACGAAATCTCTGtgaatgtgaaattgaaagagCAAGATTGAAAATAATACTGTTGTTTTCAGTTGGACGGTAAAAGTGCTTTTTGTCCCACAATTCAGTCTGTGGACTCAAACGTTACACAATTATGTGTGGCAACAAACTATCAAACAAAACATTAGTCATCTTGGCCTTTTTCCACTGTATCTCTGCAGTGCCTCACTCATACTGTGTTATAATCATGTAAACTTAAATTAAAAGATATGTTTGAGTTTAGGCCTGTCGATCTTAACATTGATGATATCATTAAAATTGaaaatattatttcatattttgcaGCAGATCAAATTTGTAGGTTAGATGTAAGCCTCTCACTAAATGATACACACATTTGCCTTGAGTGCTGGATTGTTGCAAAGAAGAACATatgttgcgttggaagctacCGTTCCTATTTCATTTGACTTGATGTGCAATGTATTGgggcttgtgtgtttttcttcacacacactgtaattcCCAAGCTCATGTAAGTGGTCTCCTGCTGATTTGCTGAAATGGATAATACCAAGGTTATATATGCTGCTATAACCTCAATAATATATGCATTAAAAATGAGCTGGTCAATGagtttttgtttcttctttccTGCATGAAATGTAGTTTCTTAGAGCAAACCATTGTTGATATCAGTGTCATGTTTCACATTTTCATATAGTGTGTTCCATGTAACACTGTAGATTTTTTACATTATCTGGTTATGATAAATGTAATCTCATTCAGTAAACTGACTGAATTTTAAAATTGTTTGATATATTCAATATAAATTTGTGCCGTCTTTTGACATACCATTTCATTTTTGGTCTCTTCGTAAAATTCCAATAATCAAGGAACATTTCTCCTATTTACAGATATCCACACAGCTATGCTACAACATAGCTGAGTTACTTACACAATTGCATTTTCAATTTTGAATTTATGAACAGAGTCCTCCTTTGACTCCTCCAGCAACCCCTCACCCAGTTCATCCACGTGTGGGTGGTGCAATTCCACCAAAGCCTTGTAGATCCCTGCACCCAGCACCCCTCCAATGGGGGGAGCGACTAGCGGCACCCACCACCACCCATTTCCAGCCCTATAGATAaatacagagagggagagatagaaaCACATTTAGTATGTATTTACgcttttttcccctttagttCAGTTAATAAACAATCAGCGATAACCTTGTGGTGTTTGTTGAAACGCAGCACAGGTTGTGTAATTATTAACAAAGAGGATTTGTTGTCAAGTGACCCCAACTTGAGGTGAAACGCAGCAACAGCAAACCCTCCCCTAACATCAACCCTGTGCACCTGAACACATCAGTTCCCCAGCCTGCTATGGCACTGAAGACCCTGGGTGCGATGTCTCTGTTGGGGTTGATGGCGTAGCCGCTGTTGCTGCCCAGAGAAATGCCGATGAGCAGCACCAGGAGTCCCACCGCGGCCGGCTCGCCACCTGCTGGGGCCGGCTTGTTCCTCTGGTCGGACAGAGCCATcaggcacagcagcagcatggcCGTGCCAAACACCTGGAAGACAaacataacatatatatatgtttataaagTCACGATAGATGAGTTTACAATAATATAACGGTGAAGAGGTTGCAGGCAGAGCGTTGGTGATTTGAACCTGGTCAATGAATCCAGACATCACAGAGAGGTATGGTGCTGGATAGGTGGCAAAGATCCCAGCGGTGGCCCTTTCACCAGTCACTGTCAGGTTTCCTCCACAATACTCAAATATAGCATCTGCATGGGGAGACAATATCGATAAGGCAAATATGGCGACAGATAATACAGCAATCATTTACCAGTAATTGATACGATTTTATAGCACTACAGGGTTCAgggtctcagtgtgtgtgaacatgatgTTGTCCCTCACCATAATAGACGCCATAAATTGTCACTGCTGCCAGAAATGATCCCAACAGCTGTGCAAAAACATACACAGGCAACATCCTCCATGCAAGGCGACCATACGTGCACATTGTGATCGACACCGCAGCGTTCATGTGAGCCCCTAGTAGACgagaaacacaggaaatgagATGCACAACGGCTGCAATAATATTTGTGAGGTAAGTTCTGCGTGAGTTCATGCGCCACCCTTACCTGAGACTTTCCCTCCGACATGCGCCCCCATAGTGACACCCAGTGCAAAACCCAGGTTGATGCTGATGTACTCTCCGAACGCTCCCTGTCCTGTCACTACCTGGGCCACAGACCCCAGGCCGAACGCCTGAGAGCCGACAATAAACAAGGCCGGGGTCACAGATGATGATCACAGAGAGGGACACGCTCACAGACGGACTAATGAAGAAGAAACACTCCAACTAGCAGGACATACAAAACTAGCAAGCAGATGTTGGACACTCAGCAAACAGTTGTGCCAATTAATTCAGTGCTAGTGAGTGTTTTAGTCTAGAGAAATGTTACCATGATGCTGCATTTAAAGAAGCCAAACTGaagaatttgatttcatttaagTGTAAGTCTGAACGGCTGAAACTGACGAGCtacacacaggaaacaggaaaagtGAAGTTCCTCTTATAAGACTCGTGCAGATCTGGGTTATAAACGAGTCTGGTTTCCAATTTGCAAACACAGCATATACATGAGTCTTTATAAGAAACAGAATGTGACCGTGCATGTGCGCATATGCTTATCGAACTATCGTGTGCTAACTGTTcgtgtgtcagtgtgcagtTCGTCCTTCCTTCTAAGtataggttttttttttaacagctgaCAGATAGCATGTGACTTTTGCAACCCTCTCCATGTGGCCGGCTGCCGGACCATTCCTCTGGTAACCCTAGATTTCCTGGTTCACCCACTTGAATCCACCAATCCCCACATACAACCCCCCACTGTCATGCGACATCGAAACGTGCCATGTGTTTGGACGCCGGAGCGGGGAATCAGGGTCAAGAGCATGACATTAGTAATAGATGGTGCCACAGTGTGTTCTTAAGAGAAGTCAGAGCTTGACAATTGAAAGGGAAATTGTAATCAGACAGAGAAAAGTTTAAAGTCACATATCCTTACAACAGAGGCTGTCAAAGTATGCATGGCTGGATACATCTTTTATAATATAACTCTTACCATCATGACATACGTGCAAAGACATTCAGCAAGTCCCACTCGAACAAGTTTGTTCTTTAGCCAAACTTTGGGTCGTGTTAGTTGATTTCCTTTCCGCTGAGAGACCCCGACTTCTGACAAGTCcttcatttttctctttcttctctacTTCTGCCCCTGGAGGTTTAGTAGTAAAATAGAGCTCAAGTTCAGACCTCCTCTCAGATGTTGCACAGACCTCCCATGTCAGGCAGTAGTCCACAAACAGTCTGTTTCTGTTTAGCCCCTCTCCCCTAACTTtgctcctcctctcactttcCCTTTGTgtagtctctctccctctctccctccccctctctctctctcactccgtcACACATGCCCATTGACATTTGTCCACAGTTTATAGCTCGGACCAACCCCCCACCCCTGGAtatgctgaaacacacacacagtcaaacacatcCTCCAATGGCTTTGCATGATCTGAGGATACTGGGCCAATAAGGGAAACGGTTTAAAAATCCTACAGCTGtgcaaaacagaaatatttgCTCCCACCTTTAAACGACAGAATGATCAGACGTAATATCTAATTAAAGTGTTTTCCTACCAAATGTAATGCTCACTTCAAGGCAAGCTGAGCTTATGTCCATTTTAGTTATTTATCAGTGAATGCATAAGGGTAACATGTGAAGGTTAATGGAAGCAATGACTGATACACATACATAAATGTTATTCTTTATATTGCATTACATATACCAGTGTGCAAAGAAATGTATGTTTCTGTGTAGAGATGATTTCAACCTTTGCATTTAacattgtgtttaatatttatgtatttgtgtgtgtaccttaTGTTCGATTTACATTctacaacatttttactgtattaaCTCCCCTTTCACTGGATTTATACCTTCATTAAATAAATTTGGTTGATTGAGGCAAACGTTCAAAAGAACAgaaagtaggggagagcggggtaatgtgggacattttttacatttgctcccctctaggcgagctaaaatgatatatcagtaaaatgtacacatttcccattaattcaggatgttttctagaaatggaaatgatcagaatgtcttcaggacaaagggcaatgaaaaagttttttaaaaagtggtcttgtgtcccactttaccccagcttcggggtaaagtggtcaacttactttttccactttaaaactaccataacactaccatatcggactagtaacagaatcatggggattggtcaattaagcacatttatgattaagattaagatgcatttattcatcccaaacacatgcacagtcatgcaaaggcacactcatgcaggtagggaaatttaatctctgcttttgacccatcttgtgcagtacacacagagcagtgagcagccgcgtacaggcgctcggggagcagatgttgggggagtaaggtgccttgctcaggggcactagacagggtagggagactcttggatttttggacagatcaatccaggttcgtcttttgttgtctctccgtggagtcgaaccagagacgaaccaaagaccttctctgcccatagtccaagtttctgccactagaccaccgcctctctaattattatgattcatgtgatctcttgcacaccctagcttacctgcacattgtttctctgtccaattggcagggacagggatattgattttctctgcgtattcaaatgccagctcaaggcacttaactggagcaaggccatggaactggtcagctagttgtttcaagtgtttggcaagctcctcctccatctcatctgtgaatattctctttgactcagctactgcaccccaggctactgattttactttccctttctcttttttctttatgaatcttttgagggttgtcttatcaatatttctatcccttccagcttttcttaaggacttctttccttgcatgacctcagcggctgcactctccatctctgtgaggggtgtatggccccaggttgtcttcctggtgtagtttcttggcatgatggcttttctacaatgtgtatgacatcaaaaataaaacatatataatgtaatataacactagaatatgtttaagactaaacttaacttgtgcttcacagcatttgtccaactttaccccgaagcctcttttatcaattcaggctaatcttcagctggcatcaatcacatggttttatatgttggaagttcatcaacatgtatgatatacgtttttctacctgaatcaatttgttttgacacaacagttgattaagttcaaagcaagaaaatttacttttacatgcaaaaaacacatttttgtgaaaaaacatactttccacagcaccagcattaacttctccttcatggcaaggggggaatgggaggggcttgaaaacataatggtcacatgaccacaaatgtgttccgttgcctagatacagggggtgtctcacattacccgatgtcccacattaccccatAGAtgcattaccccgctctcccctatcatGAGCTCGCCGTCAAATACAAAAATTCGTATCCACGTGAAGTGTGGCTCTTTTCATTTGCTAACAAGTGCACAAAGTAAACAGCGATTGATTTTGCAGACCTCAGCTCTTGGAAAGTGACCTGTCAATGTCACTTGATGGATAAACAAACCTTAtcttgaaaagaaaaagcattttAACACTTTCTGGTCAGGACGTTCTGATGTGTACAACTAAAGTAAAATAAGTTACTGATATAAAGTTAGTGATAAGAAAAGCTGAGTCGGATTTAAAGCAAATTTGGAAAGTTacaatttgtgtatgtgtgattcTGGGACTATGAGATACAGGTCATACATGTGTGACCAGTGAGTTGACAGTGACAGTGTCTCCCGATATATCACATGTTCAAGGTTTTTCAGGGAGACTTGCAGCATTTCTGCTGCGTCTCTTTGAATGTTACACTCATACAAAgatagaaaacattttttattgcaGGTTTACCCTGATTCTGGTTCTTCCCTCACTTCATCCTGTGGTTCCACCAGCAGGTTGTGCAATTTACCTAAAAATCAAAACAACTGTTAACTCAATGGAGATCATTTTTTGTGtgcatattttcatgtttttctgcaTGTTTTTCAAATTGTTAAAACAATGATAAccattatttttttatcttgcatCACAACAGCAAAATATAAATTCAAGTCCAATGCAAACACATGGAATTCCCATCCCGTCCttaaatatttgtcttttcaGTAAATGTTTGCGAACCCAGCTTAATATCATCATATTAGCATACTaacattagcatttagcttcTCACTCAGCCCTTAGCTGTGTgtcttccccctctccctctccccattCCATGATTACACAGTCCACTCATTAGTTTTAACCACTGTGCAGCCGAGATGGCATCACAGCAAGGCAGCAAAATTCTGATTGGTAAACATTCACAAAGGGCTTCAAACCATCACATAAGGGTAAATCTAAAACATTAGGTTGTGAGCTGAGCTATAAACTAAGGGTCTAGTTGAGAACAAAAAGGCGAATACAACTTAGAAGGTCCTTGGGAGGCTGATTTAGAAGTGAGTACTAAGTCCTCTCGCAGGTCAGCTTCCTGGGAAAGTTGAATCTGATTCTTACACATGTAACCGTTAATtaatgtaaaaacactttgtctCAACACAGAACTTACGTAATTCCTCGACAAACAACAATTGAAGCTGTTTTCAATGTCAAAGTAAATTTGTACTCATAATAATGTTTCTTTAAGCAAATTTAGACAGTTTACAACATAAAACCATTAGGAATGTCAGTCAGTTACAGTTTAACAATGTATAGGAAGTGTTTATGCAGTGTCAATAGCATCATATATAGGCTTTACACAGAAAGAAGCACAGCAGACAATATATCGACAATTCTATAACTTACAGACAGACAAGAAGACAAATGAATAAATTTGGAACCGAAAAGAAATTAtgtgttaaaataaatattgtgtatTGTTTTACACTTAGGATGAGTAAATCAACTCTATGGAAGCACCCTGCAGTTTGTCGTTCTTAAGAAAGCAGAAAGAACAGGACACATCAATTCCATTACGAAAAAACACGTACTTAGAACCCAAAGTTGTGTTTGAACCTTATTACCCCTTGTTGATTATGACAACCGTTCGACTGACCTTTGACTCTCAGTGACGCGCTCCCCTCCGTCTGGAACCTTTGAAACCACAGCTCCTCGACCGGGAGGCGCTTAAAAACTTTGGAGTCACACCTCCTTTGGGAGGACGCTCTTCAGGACCtgttctctcctgctctctcgcTTTCTCAGACGCTCTCAGCTCAGGCAATCAAATGGTTTTGCTCGATATCCTCTGTCACCCGCTGTGGGCTCTGTCCACCGCGGTGCTGGCGCTGGTCGTGCGCCTTCAGCGGAGAGGACGCTGGGATCCACTGGCCTGCACCGTGCGCCTCAATGGGAAGACGGCTATAGTGACTGGAGCCAATACAGGTTGGTTGTATCTGACAGGGCTTCCCATTGTGACTGAAGTGGTAGATGAAGTGGAATGAAGTTGTCTTTTTCATCCAGCTACTGTGTGAATAGTACTTTTGGTAAATTACAGACAGATTTGACGGAAAATATCAGTAAAAGCTGATGTAGTCATTTTCTAAGACACAGATTTTTAATTACATACTCAATAGTATATTGTCATCTATTAATTACAGCGTGTAGAGCTATATTTTCCTACTAAATTCCTATTTATCTCACCCCTTCGGCTCTACACTGATCACAGACACTGCCTGCTCATTTGCCACTCTGTCATTCAGAAGCCAACATTCTTTAATCCTACATAGACTAAACAGGACGAGAGATCACTCTGACCTCTCGAATTAACATTTTGGTCTCATTGAGCCCTTGAACCTTGTCTGATTTAATCATTTACTTATTCAAGTTTATTATAGCACCATTATGCAGGTCAGTGTGTCTGTTGATTTGAAAAAGCAAAGCAATAAAGTTAGTGAAAGTAGAGGAGCCCAGAGACAGCAAAGGCAAACAATAAATGCATGGGCCAGAAGGATTAAGACACAAGttatgttattattttcatGTGATTAGAAAGCTTGAACCTTCTGCTCAGATTCCTCAATTCAGACTGGGGACAAATTCAAGTAAAGACCAACATCTTAGTAAGATGCTGACGGGCCACAGAGCCACCAGAACAGCTACAGTGGGAACTTTGCATTGATCCCACAAGTCTCTGTAATTCTACTGGAGGGATGTAACACCATTCTTCAACGAGGTATTGCCTTATGTGGTGTTTCCATGATGGCAATGGAGAGCCCTGTTTACCACGTCAGTCTAAACTCTCACATATGTTTTCAGTTGGGTTCACATCTGGTGACTACCAAGGCCGCCAAACATGAGTCACATCCTTTCATACGTCATCCACTCAGTGACGCCTCGTACCGTACGGATGAGGGCATTGTCAGCCGGTTTCTCCGTGAATTTTGCTAATTTTTTCCTTAAATTTTCACCTGCATGTATACTCTGGATTGTTCATTGTGGAGGAGCATGTCACAACCATTGTGActtttgtaaaagaaaaggtTGAATATACAATAAAGTGACATATTGTGTTTTGCCTATTTTAATGTCCGTCTAATTAACATTTGTCTAATTCTAAGGTACGAGACAAAtgtcttacagtattgtcagaCTCTAATGCTCAGAGCACGGTGCGCAAGACAAAGGTTGGTTTGCAATATGCACACCGAGCGGAAGCTGTTCTTTCTCTTGATACATTCGGCTCCTTCCTCTCCTGGTTGAGGTTGTCTCGGACAAATGGAACAATTATGGCTATCTCATCAGGGATTTAAGTTCTCTGTTGCTATGACGGATTTCCTTCAACTGAATTCCGGTGAGGCCATGTCTGTTGTCAGTGTAGATCCGAAGCggtaaaatagaataaaaaggtAACTCCCTGCGGTGAAAACAGTTATAATGAACTTTTCAAACGTGTACTGTATGTATTCTAGGCTTTCTCCACCATTGTTACCTTGAAAAACTCTCATGCCGCCAGTGTGTGTAAATTTGACACACCCTGTATACAATTAATGAACAAATATCTCTCAGCTAATGAAAATCCCACAACCCAACAAACCTGTGAGGATCGCTGCTCTTATTCCTGTCATTCTGGATGTCTGATGAGTGGGTGGGTTGGGAAGGGGTCTTCTGTGCCACCTGGGCCCTGTGTTCCTGGGGTGTAATGTTCTGGCTGTCACTCTCTCACTTCCCGGTGAGGcgcataaaaaaaataattaaaaaaaatattttctaattaTTATGAATCTTGACATGATTTTCAAGAAAATGTCCcaagtaaataaatgtataaaacattATAGGCTCTGTTGTGTTCGAACAGACTCTCTGCTGAGAGCCATTTCCAGATCTTGCCTTAGTTTGTTAATGAAGAGAGTTTGTTCATCTTCAGTATATCTGCTAACTTAGGCAAACACTTCCTTAAGCAGCCCATAGGGGATTttgtcgagagagagagacaggttgcttgtggttgatttgtttttctctgttcctctctcttAGGGATCGGGAAGTTCATTGCCATGGACTTTGCGCGACGTGGAGCCCGTGTCATCCTCGCCTGTCGCAGCGAAGCCCGGGGGATGGGAGCACTGAACGAAATCCGGGAGAAAACGGGAAACTCTGACGTCCACCTGCGTCTGGTGGACCTGTCTTCTCTGGACTCTGTCAGGGCGTTTGCCCAAAGGattgtggaggaggagaacgcTCTGCACATCCTTGTCAACAACGCTGCCGTATCAGGTGACACATGcaaaaatgtaatcatttaTTTCATGGCTGCATTGTGAAAGTAGACAACACAGAAATTATTCGGTCAGTAATTGCCCATCCGTCACACAGTAattcaacaataaaaataatctaTTGAAAAGTGGCTTCTTCTCGTATTCCACCAGCCTACTGTTTCCTGACAGCATTTAAAAGGATTGTTTTTCCCCCCATCAACAAACAGGCTTACCCAGGCAGATAACCAAGGAAGGTTTTGAGATGTCTTTTGCCACCAACCACCTGGGGCCGTTCCTTCTCACCAACCTGCTGCTGGGTGAGAAGACTCTGTAGAACTTGAAATGAATTGGACTGTGTATGTTGCAGCATTAAAggttttgacttttattttctctcacgTGCTTTTCTCCATTACATCCCAGATCTGATGAAGCGCTCGGCTCCGGCGCGTATCGTCACCCTCAGCTCAGTCAACCATATGAAAGGTCAAGTGGACTTCTCTCATTTTCATGGCGAGAACCTCACGTATCACATGGACAACGTCTACAACCACACGAAGCTGCACAACATCATCTGTACCAATGAACTCGCCCACAGGTTAGAGGGGACAGGTAGGTGCTAGAATCAAGTTACTAAAATTATGTAACAATATTACCAATATTAATATAGCTCATGCATAGTTTTTTATCTCTGTAAATTAAAATGTCCATTAAGATTCAAATGTACAGTACTTAAAGTTTTAGGAAATAAGACTTTGTGTGTCTTGtttgagagaagaaaaaaacaacagtattcAAGTTCACAGTCACAACaaagtt
It encodes:
- the aqp7 gene encoding aquaporin-7, encoding MKDLSEVGVSQRKGNQLTRPKVWLKNKLVRVGLAECLCTYVMMAFGLGSVAQVVTGQGAFGEYISINLGFALGVTMGAHVGGKVSGAHMNAAVSITMCTYGRLAWRMLPVYVFAQLLGSFLAAVTIYGVYYDAIFEYCGGNLTVTGERATAGIFATYPAPYLSVMSGFIDQVFGTAMLLLCLMALSDQRNKPAPAGGEPAAVGLLVLLIGISLGSNSGYAINPNRDIAPRVFSAIAGWGTDVFRAGNGWWWVPLVAPPIGGVLGAGIYKALVELHHPHVDELGEGLLEESKEDSVHKFKIENAIV
- the zgc:64106 gene encoding retinol dehydrogenase 12, with the protein product MVLLDILCHPLWALSTAVLALVVRLQRRGRWDPLACTVRLNGKTAIVTGANTGIGKFIAMDFARRGARVILACRSEARGMGALNEIREKTGNSDVHLRLVDLSSLDSVRAFAQRIVEEENALHILVNNAAVSGLPRQITKEGFEMSFATNHLGPFLLTNLLLDLMKRSAPARIVTLSSVNHMKGQVDFSHFHGENLTYHMDNVYNHTKLHNIICTNELAHRLEGTGVTANSVHPGIVMTEVLRSYPFRIRFVFNIIGFFFFKSPEEGAVSSLYCAVAEETEGITGKYFDSDCSLVLPSALARDTALAVKDFELCERLTSKL